The Erpetoichthys calabaricus chromosome 5, fErpCal1.3, whole genome shotgun sequence genome has a segment encoding these proteins:
- the LOC127527850 gene encoding E3 ubiquitin/ISG15 ligase TRIM25-like, which produces MAEAQLFVSRDEFTCSVCLDTLTDPVSLHCGHNFCLKCLSNYWDQSQVCSCPQCRHTFMLRPELNRNILLNEVIKKLKKTTLSPPPPQNYAGPGDVECDFCTGKKFRAVKSCLTCPASYCQTHLQPHYEGDALKHHKLVEPDRNLKEKLCEKHQKSLEIFCKTDDSCICMMCVVTGHKNHEMVELETEREEKQVVLIYCGVQAACDALYGGRKGGKL; this is translated from the exons ATGGCTGAAGCCCAGCTGTTTGTATCACGGGACGAGTTCACCTgctcggtgtgtctggacaccctTACTGACCCCGTGTCACTGCATTGTGGTCACaatttctgtctgaagtgcctcTCAAACTACTGGGATCAGAGCCAAGTgtgcagctgtcctcagtgcagacacACCTTCATGCTGAGGCCTGAGCTGAACAGAAACATTCTGCTGAATGAAGTcatcaagaaattaaagaaaacgactctcagtcctcctcctcctcagaatTATGCCGGCCCTGGAGACGTGGAGTGTGACTTCTGTACTGGTAAGAAGTTCAGAGCGGTGAAGTCCTGTCTCACCTGCCCggcctcctactgtcagactcacctgcagcctcactatGAAGGAGACGCCCTGAAGCACCACAAGCTGGTTGAACCTGAtagaaatctgaaggagaaactctgtgagaaacatcagaaaagtctggagatattctgtaaaactgatgattcctgtatctgcatgatgtgtgtggtgactggacataaaaatcatgaaatggtcgagctggagacagaaagagaagaaaagcag GttgtgttaatatattgtggtgtgcaggcagcttgtgatgctctGTATGGGGGCAGAAAGGGCGGAaagctgtaa